In Pseudosulfitobacter sp. DSM 107133, one genomic interval encodes:
- a CDS encoding FAD-binding oxidoreductase, which yields MPAPLMKLTTNDEIPDAADCVVIGAGIVGVSAAYWLARSGLKVVLLEKGRVGGEQSSRNWGWCRQQNRDARELPLSTRSLALWEDMARDIGADLGFRRCGLLYLSNNAAEIDGWATWGRFARGEGVDTRMLSAAEATERGAATGQSWAGGVWSPSDGIADPASAAPLIARGVMQHGGVVLQGCAARGIETEAGAVSAVVTERGVIRTSQVVMAGGAWAGSFLHQSGIFFPQASVRSSILSVAPGAEGLPPALHTAAVSLTRRGDGGHTLAISGKGNVDLTPRMIRKAKHFLPMFAKRWRSLVPGGLQAWQAGFETMAIWDLDRETPMERVRILDPRPSVATVNKTLANARQLLPALADVPVQASWAGYIDSTPDGVPVIDNDIGIAGLTLAAGLSGHGFGIGPGVGHLVADLVLGRAPITETAQYRLDRFNQSQWGSVSKF from the coding sequence ATGCCTGCCCCCTTGATGAAATTGACGACGAATGACGAAATTCCCGATGCCGCAGATTGCGTGGTGATCGGTGCCGGGATTGTGGGGGTAAGTGCGGCCTATTGGTTGGCACGGTCCGGCCTGAAGGTGGTCTTGCTGGAAAAGGGCCGTGTGGGCGGCGAACAGTCCAGCAGGAACTGGGGCTGGTGCCGTCAGCAAAACCGCGACGCGCGTGAACTTCCGTTGTCGACGCGCAGTCTGGCCCTGTGGGAGGATATGGCCAGGGACATCGGGGCCGACCTGGGCTTTCGCCGCTGTGGATTGCTGTATCTGTCCAATAACGCCGCCGAGATCGACGGTTGGGCCACATGGGGCCGGTTTGCGCGGGGCGAAGGGGTCGATACCCGCATGCTCAGCGCCGCAGAGGCCACCGAAAGGGGGGCTGCCACCGGGCAAAGCTGGGCCGGGGGCGTCTGGTCGCCCAGCGATGGCATTGCCGATCCCGCCAGCGCCGCACCGTTGATTGCGCGCGGTGTGATGCAGCATGGCGGTGTCGTGCTGCAAGGCTGTGCCGCACGCGGTATCGAAACCGAAGCCGGGGCCGTTTCTGCGGTTGTGACCGAACGCGGCGTTATCCGCACGTCGCAGGTGGTGATGGCGGGCGGCGCATGGGCGGGCAGCTTTTTGCACCAGTCCGGCATTTTCTTTCCGCAGGCGTCGGTGCGCAGTTCGATCCTGTCCGTGGCGCCGGGAGCCGAAGGGCTGCCGCCCGCGCTGCACACGGCTGCGGTGTCGCTGACACGGCGCGGCGACGGCGGGCACACGCTGGCGATATCGGGGAAGGGAAACGTTGATCTGACCCCCCGCATGATCCGCAAAGCCAAACATTTCCTGCCGATGTTCGCCAAACGCTGGCGGTCGCTGGTGCCGGGCGGGTTGCAGGCCTGGCAAGCGGGGTTTGAAACCATGGCGATCTGGGATCTTGATCGCGAAACCCCGATGGAGCGGGTGCGCATCCTTGATCCGCGCCCCTCGGTTGCGACTGTGAACAAGACGCTGGCCAACGCGCGGCAGCTGCTGCCCGCGCTTGCAGATGTGCCGGTTCAGGCCAGCTGGGCGGGCTATATCGACAGCACACCCGATGGCGTGCCGGTGATCGACAACGACATTGGCATTGCCGGTCTGACGCTGGCTGCCGGCCTGTCGGGCCACGGGTTTGGCATCGGGCCGGGGGTGGGGCATCTGGTGGCCGATCTGGTGCTGGGCCGTGCGCCCATCACCGAAACGGCGCAATACCGGCTGGACCGTTTCAACCAATCCCAATGGGGCAGCGTGTCGAAGTTCTGA
- a CDS encoding Lrp/AsnC family transcriptional regulator — protein sequence MTLRHKLDRIDLKILTELQGNGRITNAELAERVHLSPSPCLMRVKKLQKSGYITGYAAQIDVAMLGETLVVFTEFTLTNHRQIDFARFQEALEKLDCCVECYLVSGGYDYLAKFVTSSIADYQNIIEALIDRNIGIDKYFSFVVMKTPFAKTQIPLTHLFEDQV from the coding sequence ATGACTCTTCGCCACAAGCTGGACCGGATCGACCTGAAGATTCTCACCGAACTACAGGGCAACGGGCGCATCACAAACGCCGAACTGGCCGAGCGGGTGCACCTGTCGCCCTCGCCCTGTCTGATGCGGGTGAAAAAGCTGCAAAAGTCGGGGTATATCACCGGCTACGCAGCCCAGATCGACGTGGCGATGCTGGGCGAAACCCTTGTTGTCTTTACGGAATTCACCCTGACCAACCACCGCCAGATCGACTTTGCCCGCTTTCAGGAAGCGCTGGAAAAGCTGGATTGCTGTGTGGAATGTTACCTGGTTTCGGGCGGCTACGACTATCTTGCGAAATTCGTGACCTCGTCGATTGCCGACTATCAGAACATCATCGAGGCCCTGATCGACCGCAACATCGGTATCGACAAATATTTCAGCTTTGTCGTGATGAAAACACCCTTTGCCAAGACCCAGATTCCCCTGACCCACCTGTTCGAAGATCAGGTCTGA
- a CDS encoding FAD-binding oxidoreductase: MDVIVLGGGLMGTSAAYFLAHRGKSVTLVDTGPIGAGATVASFGNIRRTGRYLPQLPLAHRALGLWNDAEKLLGQDVEFRATGHLRLIFDPESRADMRRFAQDARPWGLEIEELDATDLRRRFPGLGPDAIGASFSPDDGSANPRLVAPAFAQAAARMGVEIRPNTQIRSITHSDAGFAVDTSRGRLQSPILLNCAGAWGKDIAARFGEDVPLTTHGPQMGVTEPLPYSIKPVLGEWSQGHGVYLRQVERGNIVFGGGVTRTPVNPDPGHATVNPASLAQQLLGLIRILPALRNVAVIRQWSGCEGYLADNLPVMGASGTTPGLFHAFGFSGHGFQLGPGVGDAMAELIATGICDTPLAPFDIRRFAV, encoded by the coding sequence GTGGATGTGATTGTACTTGGTGGCGGGCTGATGGGCACAAGTGCCGCCTATTTCCTTGCGCATCGGGGCAAATCGGTCACGCTGGTCGACACCGGCCCGATTGGCGCGGGGGCCACCGTGGCCTCCTTTGGCAACATTCGTCGCACCGGACGCTATTTGCCGCAGCTGCCACTGGCGCACCGTGCGCTGGGGCTTTGGAATGACGCCGAAAAGCTGCTGGGACAGGATGTAGAGTTTCGCGCCACCGGCCATCTGCGTCTGATCTTTGACCCCGAAAGCCGGGCCGACATGCGCCGGTTTGCACAGGACGCGCGGCCTTGGGGTCTGGAAATCGAGGAGCTGGACGCCACAGACCTGCGCCGCCGTTTTCCGGGTCTTGGGCCCGACGCCATTGGCGCGTCGTTTTCGCCCGATGACGGCTCTGCCAACCCCCGCCTTGTTGCCCCGGCTTTTGCCCAGGCCGCCGCGCGCATGGGGGTTGAAATACGGCCCAATACCCAGATTCGCAGCATCACACACAGCGACGCGGGTTTTGCGGTAGACACCAGCCGTGGTCGGCTGCAAAGCCCGATATTGCTGAACTGCGCCGGCGCATGGGGCAAGGACATCGCCGCGCGCTTTGGCGAAGACGTGCCGCTGACAACCCACGGCCCCCAGATGGGTGTGACAGAACCCCTGCCCTACAGCATCAAACCGGTGCTGGGGGAATGGTCGCAGGGCCATGGAGTCTATCTGCGGCAGGTCGAACGCGGCAATATAGTTTTCGGCGGCGGTGTGACCCGCACGCCGGTCAACCCCGACCCCGGCCACGCCACGGTGAATCCCGCCTCGCTGGCGCAGCAACTGCTGGGCCTGATCCGCATTCTGCCCGCCCTGCGCAACGTCGCGGTGATCCGGCAATGGTCGGGCTGCGAAGGCTATCTGGCCGATAATCTGCCGGTAATGGGCGCGTCGGGCACCACGCCGGGACTGTTTCACGCATTCGGGTTCAGCGGACACGGCTTCCAGCTTGGCCCCGGCGTGGGCGACGCAATGGCCGAGCTGATTGCAACCGGCATCTGCGACACCCCGCTTGCACCCTTTGACATCCGACGGTTTGCGGTATGA
- a CDS encoding LysR family transcriptional regulator yields MYIISRTYGGSMRARQLEVFTAVMRAGTVTEAARQLNISQPALSQILMHCEDELGFALFDREKGRLRPTAEALELYPEAERLFGGLEGLRRKTQDLRLGRAGLVRVGASAPPAMSLLPLILAQYRALHPDILLRSNVAPISSLVTMLRAGDSALALALDDHLPPDIAVERLGATSFCCLLPQAHPLAERDEVSFADLEAETIISYRSSTRPHDELDKAARRAGQRFAPQLEIDVSITAVGFVQAGLGVAVVDSLLPWGQFDHVVTRPLSHAPDLPLSLLTLRGKGLSRAEEIMRDQIRAVCADRLSASP; encoded by the coding sequence GTGTATATCATAAGCCGGACCTATGGGGGCAGCATGCGCGCGCGACAGCTTGAAGTTTTTACCGCGGTGATGCGGGCGGGTACCGTGACAGAAGCGGCGCGGCAGCTGAATATCTCACAGCCCGCGCTGAGCCAGATTTTGATGCATTGCGAGGATGAGCTGGGCTTTGCCTTGTTTGACCGCGAAAAGGGCCGGTTGCGGCCCACCGCCGAGGCGCTGGAGTTATACCCCGAAGCCGAGCGACTGTTTGGCGGGTTGGAAGGGTTGCGCCGCAAAACCCAGGATTTGCGGTTGGGGCGCGCCGGTCTGGTGCGGGTCGGGGCGTCGGCCCCGCCGGCGATGTCTTTGCTGCCGCTGATCCTTGCGCAGTATCGCGCGTTGCATCCCGATATTTTGCTGCGCTCGAATGTGGCGCCGATTTCATCACTGGTCACGATGTTGCGCGCCGGAGATTCGGCGCTGGCGCTTGCGTTGGATGACCATCTGCCGCCGGACATCGCGGTTGAACGGTTGGGTGCCACGTCGTTCTGCTGCCTGCTGCCGCAGGCGCATCCCCTGGCAGAACGGGACGAGGTGAGTTTCGCCGATCTGGAAGCTGAAACCATTATTTCCTACCGCAGTTCAACCCGCCCGCATGATGAACTGGACAAGGCCGCACGCCGCGCGGGGCAGCGGTTTGCGCCACAGCTTGAGATTGACGTGTCGATCACCGCTGTGGGGTTTGTGCAGGCCGGTCTGGGCGTGGCAGTTGTGGATTCGCTGCTGCCCTGGGGGCAGTTCGATCATGTGGTCACCCGCCCGCTTAGCCATGCGCCCGATCTGCCCCTGTCACTGCTGACACTGCGGGGCAAGGGGCTGTCGCGCGCGGAAGAGATCATGCGCGACCAGATCCGCGCGGTCTGTGCGGACCGGCTTTCCGCCAGCCCATAA
- a CDS encoding hydantoinase/oxoprolinase family protein: protein MDGSTPLKADWKIGVDIGGTFMDFCALEAVSGRVASLKVLTTPDDPGAELLTGLTLLAEREGMDPTAVSRFVHGTTVGINTILQRKGAKLALVTNAGFEDVIELARLRMPDMYSLFCNRAEPLIARDMVFGVNARMRANGSVSADADKEAVAAAAKAAKAAGAEGVIVALLHSWRDGTQETEVKALIEAAAPDLFVFTSSEVWPVIREYERSSTAILNGYVHPRVSGYLSALEDRLAGQGVPARAMLTKSNGGLMSAGEGRRDCVSMLLSGTASGVIGAAWLARQAGEARVLTLDIGGTSADFALIVDGEVQYGSDELIGPFPLHIPSVSVSSIGIGGGSIATVDDRGVLRVGPESAGSAPGPACYGRGGEAATVTDALAVCGWLGHSEMAYGQLNMDVDLARKAIGRLAEQLGRSNEETAQAILDIAISEMFVEVEKLSSRAGVDLRDFALMPFGGGGPMLGAFLARELGMKRVIAPRRPGVVSALGGLVADLRGDFIRTVFAPLDDAAMPVLRAEFDALSAEGHAWLQAQGHDGAAELRLSADMRYAGQSYEIEVALETDCFDAPDRMAQAFHDTHRRIYDFDDPDGQIEVVNLRLSALGAGPKPEFPDAETGGAAATPQRHVPVWLEDWQNVPLYDRNQLAAGAVFDGPAIVAQEDTTFAIPSGAQARTDQHLNIHLNLVEPTDV, encoded by the coding sequence ATGGATGGCAGCACGCCCTTAAAAGCGGATTGGAAGATTGGTGTCGATATTGGCGGCACTTTCATGGATTTCTGTGCGCTTGAGGCTGTTTCGGGGCGTGTCGCCTCGCTCAAGGTGCTGACCACGCCGGACGATCCGGGGGCCGAATTGCTGACCGGATTGACCCTTTTGGCCGAGCGCGAGGGGATGGACCCCACAGCTGTCAGCCGGTTTGTGCATGGCACCACGGTGGGGATCAACACCATCCTGCAACGCAAGGGGGCCAAGCTGGCGCTGGTCACCAACGCCGGTTTCGAGGATGTGATCGAACTGGCGCGGCTGCGGATGCCCGATATGTATTCGCTGTTTTGCAACCGCGCCGAGCCTTTAATTGCCCGCGATATGGTGTTTGGCGTCAACGCCCGGATGCGTGCCAACGGCAGCGTTTCGGCAGACGCGGACAAGGAGGCCGTGGCGGCGGCGGCCAAAGCGGCCAAAGCTGCCGGAGCCGAGGGCGTTATCGTCGCCCTGCTGCACAGCTGGCGCGACGGCACACAGGAAACCGAGGTGAAGGCGCTGATCGAAGCTGCTGCGCCTGACCTGTTCGTCTTTACCTCCAGCGAGGTCTGGCCGGTGATCCGCGAATACGAACGCAGCTCGACCGCGATCCTGAACGGCTATGTGCATCCGCGGGTGTCGGGATATCTGAGTGCGCTGGAGGACCGGCTTGCCGGACAGGGCGTGCCGGCACGGGCGATGCTGACCAAATCCAACGGCGGGCTGATGAGCGCGGGCGAAGGGCGTCGGGACTGTGTGTCGATGTTGCTGTCAGGCACTGCATCGGGTGTGATTGGGGCCGCATGGCTGGCGCGTCAGGCGGGCGAGGCACGGGTGCTGACGCTGGACATCGGCGGCACCTCTGCCGATTTTGCGCTGATCGTGGACGGCGAGGTGCAATATGGCAGCGATGAGCTGATCGGGCCGTTTCCGCTGCATATTCCCTCTGTTTCGGTCAGCTCGATCGGGATCGGCGGCGGGTCGATTGCAACAGTGGATGATCGCGGCGTGTTGCGGGTGGGCCCCGAATCTGCGGGATCAGCCCCCGGACCGGCCTGCTATGGGCGCGGCGGAGAAGCCGCGACAGTGACCGATGCGCTGGCCGTATGCGGCTGGCTTGGACATTCGGAAATGGCCTATGGCCAGCTGAACATGGACGTTGATCTGGCGCGCAAGGCAATCGGGCGGCTGGCTGAACAGCTGGGCCGCAGCAACGAGGAAACCGCGCAGGCCATTCTGGACATTGCGATTTCGGAAATGTTCGTCGAGGTGGAAAAACTCTCGTCGCGGGCCGGTGTCGATCTGCGTGACTTTGCGCTGATGCCCTTTGGCGGTGGCGGTCCGATGCTGGGTGCGTTTCTGGCCCGTGAACTGGGTATGAAACGGGTGATCGCGCCGCGCAGGCCGGGGGTCGTGTCGGCGCTTGGCGGGCTGGTGGCCGATTTGCGTGGTGATTTTATCCGCACGGTTTTTGCCCCGCTGGACGATGCTGCAATGCCGGTGCTGCGGGCTGAATTCGACGCGCTGAGCGCCGAGGGTCATGCATGGCTGCAAGCACAGGGCCATGACGGCGCAGCCGAGCTGCGGTTGTCTGCGGACATGCGTTATGCCGGACAAAGCTATGAAATCGAAGTTGCACTTGAGACAGATTGCTTTGATGCGCCTGATCGTATGGCACAGGCCTTTCATGACACCCATCGCAGGATCTATGATTTCGACGACCCCGACGGGCAGATCGAGGTGGTGAACCTGCGACTGTCCGCTTTGGGGGCGGGGCCGAAACCCGAGTTTCCCGATGCCGAAACCGGCGGTGCAGCGGCGACACCGCAGCGCCATGTTCCGGTCTGGCTGGAAGACTGGCAAAACGTGCCGCTGTATGATCGCAACCAGCTTGCTGCGGGGGCGGTGTTCGACGGCCCTGCCATCGTGGCGCAGGAAGACACCACCTTTGCAATTCCTTCGGGTGCGCAGGCGCGCACGGACCAGCATCTGAACATTCACCTGAATCTCGTGGAGCCCACCGATGTTTGA
- a CDS encoding hydantoinase B/oxoprolinase family protein produces MFDKMTLQVLANHARAAAENMALTLHRTAHSAFVKETQDFTVMLMDRAGDTFGVPMELGATWYPGLTYGRAIDMVDDYRPGDVAFTNDPYSGHVATHAPDTHLWRPVFVEDEIIAWTGGHIHNTDMGGAVPASLSRSLTEIHQEGIRFPPMKLVNEGVFDQQILRIMETNVRKPALNIGDIKALVGALATGERKVQAMAARFGKAGFVQGVAALMDQAEAQARDILSAIPDGEYVFADYADEDSDHANPCRLKLTLRINGDSAVLDFTGSDPQLGSSLNVPSGGDPRHTILLVGVYYVLYTLNPRILLNTGLTRPFTCIAPQGTVLNPVEPAAVGMRSLTCARLRSVIFGAFSQAIPDRMPAAPAGNNCIVNVMTRDERTQKTVIAAINPVVGGGGGMPHRDGTNGSGADAAYLKNTPIEITETEVPVEFVKYGLARDSGGAGYWRGGLATEMAFRVFAPDTRITARNRDRSFFRPWGVLGGHAGGLADMVINPDSNAERPLGARDTAILQPGDVIEIRSAGGGGRGDPLQRAAWRVAQDVARGYVSASVAQAEYGVVLDKGAVDEAATEALRATMPTHAAHFHYGPERDGYEAQWNAAAYDRLTDILAALPIHWRFFAKTEIFRRMAGRSGAEGVDTAFAETCARFADLPQLPASAEAAE; encoded by the coding sequence ATGTTTGATAAAATGACCCTTCAGGTGCTGGCCAACCACGCCCGCGCCGCGGCTGAAAATATGGCCCTGACCCTGCACCGCACGGCCCATTCGGCTTTTGTCAAGGAAACGCAGGACTTTACCGTCATGTTGATGGACCGGGCGGGCGATACCTTTGGCGTGCCGATGGAGCTGGGTGCCACCTGGTATCCGGGTCTGACCTACGGGCGCGCGATCGACATGGTCGATGACTATCGCCCCGGCGATGTGGCCTTTACCAACGATCCGTACTCCGGCCATGTCGCGACCCATGCGCCCGACACGCATCTGTGGCGGCCTGTCTTTGTCGAGGATGAGATCATCGCCTGGACCGGCGGCCATATCCACAACACCGATATGGGCGGCGCGGTGCCCGCGTCCCTGTCGCGGTCGCTGACCGAAATCCATCAGGAAGGCATCCGCTTTCCGCCGATGAAGCTGGTGAACGAGGGCGTTTTCGATCAGCAGATCCTGCGGATCATGGAAACCAACGTGCGCAAACCTGCGCTGAACATCGGCGACATCAAGGCGCTGGTCGGCGCACTGGCCACGGGCGAGCGCAAAGTGCAGGCGATGGCGGCACGCTTTGGCAAGGCCGGATTTGTGCAGGGCGTTGCGGCGCTGATGGATCAGGCCGAGGCGCAGGCACGGGATATCCTGTCAGCGATCCCGGACGGTGAATATGTGTTTGCCGATTATGCGGATGAAGACAGCGATCACGCCAATCCCTGCCGGTTGAAGCTGACCCTGCGCATCAACGGCGACAGCGCGGTGCTGGATTTTACCGGTTCGGATCCGCAGCTTGGATCGTCGCTGAACGTCCCGTCAGGGGGCGATCCGCGCCACACGATCCTGTTGGTGGGGGTCTATTATGTGCTGTACACGCTGAATCCGCGTATTCTGCTGAACACCGGCCTGACGCGGCCCTTTACCTGCATCGCGCCGCAAGGCACGGTTCTGAACCCGGTTGAACCGGCAGCGGTCGGGATGCGGTCGCTGACCTGTGCGCGGTTGCGGTCGGTGATCTTTGGCGCATTCTCGCAGGCCATTCCCGACCGGATGCCGGCGGCGCCTGCGGGCAACAACTGTATCGTCAACGTCATGACCCGTGACGAGCGCACGCAGAAAACCGTGATTGCCGCGATCAACCCGGTGGTGGGCGGTGGCGGCGGCATGCCGCACCGCGATGGCACCAACGGATCGGGGGCGGATGCGGCCTATCTCAAGAACACGCCGATCGAGATCACCGAGACCGAAGTGCCGGTGGAATTCGTGAAATACGGGCTGGCGCGCGACAGTGGCGGGGCCGGATACTGGCGCGGCGGTCTGGCGACCGAGATGGCGTTCAGGGTCTTTGCCCCCGACACGCGCATCACCGCGCGCAACCGCGACCGGTCGTTCTTTCGCCCGTGGGGCGTGCTGGGCGGCCATGCGGGCGGGCTGGCCGATATGGTCATCAACCCCGACAGCAACGCCGAACGTCCCCTGGGTGCCAGGGACACCGCGATATTGCAACCTGGCGATGTGATCGAGATCCGCTCGGCCGGGGGTGGCGGGCGCGGCGATCCCCTGCAGCGGGCGGCGTGGCGCGTGGCGCAGGATGTGGCGCGGGGCTATGTTTCGGCATCTGTGGCACAGGCTGAATACGGGGTCGTGTTGGACAAGGGTGCAGTTGACGAGGCGGCGACCGAGGCGCTGCGCGCTACGATGCCGACACATGCGGCGCATTTCCACTATGGTCCCGAACGCGATGGCTACGAAGCGCAGTGGAACGCGGCGGCCTATGACCGGTTGACGGATATTCTGGCGGCATTGCCGATCCACTGGCGCTTTTTTGCCAAGACCGAAATCTTTCGCCGGATGGCAGGGCGCAGCGGGGCCGAGGGTGTGGATACCGCATTTGCCGAAACCTGCGCGCGGTTTGCCGACCTGCCACAGCTGCCAGCCTCGGCAGAGGCCGCAGAATGA